ACCTTGTTCAGGTTCACTGCAATCACCAAGGCGATGATCGCCTGCAGCGGTACCGCTACTACGGTCAGCAATAAGGAATGGCTCAAAGCCGTCCAGAAGTCCTTATCCTGGACAATCTCCACATAGTTTCCGAATCCGATAAATTTGGCTGCATCCGGATTTAGGAAGCTGATATCCTTAAAGCTGTAGATAAACGATTGTACCAGCGGGTAATAAAACCAGATTCCCATCAAAATCAGGATGGGGGCGACAAACAAGTAGCCTACGAACGTTGATGAACTCCCTAATTCGGACAATCTTGTCCCGAACCCGCGCTTTGACTTGTGCTGAGAGAGATTAGTTTCTAAATTTGGCTTCATGGTGTTACTCCTTCCACTTACGAACCCCTTGTTCGTATATTTGTTGTAACTCCATCATAAGAATTGGCCGGTTCCACTGGAATAGAGGATATTTACAAGACTCCGAGGATTTTTACATTGTGCATTTATGACATAAGGCAGGCTGCCAACGACCGGACGCAAAAAAAGCGAGCCCCCATGAACGGAGACTCGCTACTTTATTGGTTCTTTACTATTTTGACAGGAGCAACGCTTTATTTCTCAATCAGTTTGAAATCATCAAAATGGAATTCAGGAGAAACAATACAGGATACCAGTACCGGTTCTTTTCCTAACGGACGAGCGGCCTGCCATACGCCTGCTGGAACTACTACCTGCGGCTGCTGACCCGCAGCAATATCGAGACCTAAGATAACTTCCTTCACATCCTCAGGCTTATCTCCACTGCCTCCGAGACTCAGCACTATTGGACTGCCGGAATGCCAGAACCATATTTCATCGGACAATACCGTATGCCATTCGGATTGTTCACCCTCATGAAGCAGAAAATAAATCGAAGATGCTGATTGCCGCGATCCGGAATAGCTATCGCCAAGCACTTCCTGCGGAATTTCAAACCCGGAGTTCCAAAGTCTTTTGTACCAACCACCCTCAACGTGAGGCTGTAGTCCGAGCAGTTCAACTAGCGGTGAAATTTCTTTTTGTGTCACGTTAGCTTCTCTCCTTCAAAGTTTGCATGAACAACAATAGCTTCGTATGCATAAGGTTGTTTTTGCTTTTTACTTTAACGGAATAAGCTGAAATTGTAAAATCTATTTACTATCCTTACTCGCTTTGAATACTTCAGCAATCGCTCCAAGACTTCCCAGCGTTTCTACTGCGCTTGTTGGCAAGAACACTTTATTCGCAGGACCTTTGGCTATTTCAGCCAGAGCCTCGAAGGAGCGATAAGCGAGCACCTGCTCATCCAGACCAGCTGAGCGAATCAGCTCAATGCGTACTTTTTCCGCTTCTGCCACTGCTTGAATGGCTTTCGCCTCACCATGAGCTTCCAGCTCCTGCGCCTGCCGTGAACCCTCTGCTTGGCGGATACGCGCTTCCTTATCGCCTTCCGCTTTCAGAATCTTACTCTGCTTATCACCTTCTGCACGCAGAATCATATCCTGTTTGGCAGCTTCCGCCTCTAGGACAATCGCCCGTTTGCTCCGCTCCGCTTTCATTTGTTTATCCATCGCTTCCTGAATATCCAGCGGTGGCTTGATATCGATGACTTCCACACGCTCGATCCGTACGCCCCACTTCTCTGTAGCCTCATCCAGCGCCAGGCGAATATCGGTTGAGATTTTTTCACGCCCAGACAGCGTTTCATCCAATTCCAACTTACCGATAATTTGCCGCATCGTTGCCGTCGAAATGTTCCTTACCCCATACACATAATCAGAAATGCCATAAGTGGCTTCCTCTGGTCCAACTACCTGATAGAAAATAATCGTGTCGATCTGCACCTGCACGTTATCCTTCGTGATTACCGTTTGCGGAGGCACATTCGCTTGTTGAATCCGTAGGTCATGGTACGTACGCACCTGATCAATCACAGGAATCAGAATGTTCAGACCCGGTGTCAGTAGACGATTGAATTTACCCAGACGTTCCACTACGCCTACCCGCTGCTGCGGCACAATTTTTACAGTTAATGCCACAAACACTACGACTACCACTAGAATAATTGAAATAATTGCCCATTCCATTAGTTCATATCCCCCCATCGTTCTACTTCAATAATGGTCGTGCCTCTCTTCACTACTCTGACCACTTCGTCCTTGCCCAGATATTGGTCAGAGCTCGCGCTCCACGTATCTCCGCCTACCTTCACTTGCCCGTAGCGCCCCTGCTCAATCGGCTCAATGACGACTCCTTGCCTGCCGACGATTTCCGTGCCTGTATCCTTGAATCCACGTGAGCTACGAAATTTAGAAACCAGTGGCTTCGAGAATAAGGTCAAACCAAGCGCGACCAACGATCCGATCACCACCTGAAACAAAATAGATTCGGGAACGAATAACGACACTACTCCTCCGGCCAACGCACCAATACTGAGCCATAGCAGATAAAAAGTAAGTGTCATCATCTCTACAACAAACAGGACACCGGCTGCGATCAACCAAAACACAACCATCGGTGAACCCACCACCTTCCGTATGATACTACTATAACGAAAAAAAACAGCGATGCGTTGCGTAGTTCCGTAAAAATATTACAGGCATGTATATAATTTATATTCATAACATCGAAGGTTATGTGTTCCGCATGAGGTTCCTGAAAAAGAGGACATGCGCCCACTCTATCAAAGTTTCCCTAAACAAGTATCCATTAATTAGAAAAACCTCCCCCTACACCCCATACTTCACTTCAGGGCTGGGAACCGGTGACAACACCCGCGCTCTGGAAGCTGATCTAACCCATTGAATTTATAAGTTTAACCTTATAAACCAAAAGAAGCTTGCAAACCAAGGTACACACCTTGAACCTGCAAGCTTCTTTATCTCATCTCTCATACGACCGACCGCATGGAGCGTTTGGATTAGGAATTCAAGTCGTCCGCAGCCGCCAATTTCTCCGTCAGCAACCGCAGCGCAGTTCCCCGGTGGCTGATCCGCTGCTTCTCTTCCATGGTTAGTTCGGCCATTGTCTTTTCATATTCTGCCAAGTAAAACAGCGGATCGTAGCCGAACCCTCCACCACCAGCAGGTTCGGATGTGATCCATCCCTCTACTGTACCCTCAGAGGTTAATTCTCGTCCCGAACTTGGATCGTATAAGGACAACGTACAGACAAAACGTGCTGTACTTAGCAAAGGCTGACCGGTGTCCTCACCCTGTTTCAGCTTACCCAGCTCGCTAAGCAGCTTCAAGTTGTTCTCTTCATCTCCCGCATCTTCCCCTGCATAACGTGCAGAGTATACACCCGGCCTGCCATCCAAAGCATCTACGCAAAGACCCGAATCGTCAGCAAGTACCGGAATTCCAAGTGCGTCACCTACGGCTTTGGATTTTTTAAATGCATTTTCTGCAAAAGTAGCTCCGTCTTCTACCACATCGGGCAGATCCGGATAGTCATACATACTTTTTACTGTCAGGCCCAGCGGGGCAAAAGCATGCTCGAATTCGCGTACTTTCCCCTTATTCTTCGTCGCAACTATAAGAATGCCGCCGTCAGACTTCATGCTACACCTCTTGGCCCGGTTGGCCGGAAGGGATTTTGAGAGCAAGCGCTCCCAGCGCTTCTTTCTGCGCAGCAATCAATTCATAGATCCCCTTTTCACCTAGACCTAGTAAAAGATCCAGCTCTTGACGTGTGAAAGGTCTTTCTTCGCCAGTCCCCTGTAATTCAACAAAGGCACCGCCGCCAGTCATGACTACATTCATATCCACTTTTGCTTTGGAATCTT
The window above is part of the Paenibacillus sp. FSL K6-0276 genome. Proteins encoded here:
- a CDS encoding NfeD family protein encodes the protein MVVFWLIAAGVLFVVEMMTLTFYLLWLSIGALAGGVVSLFVPESILFQVVIGSLVALGLTLFSKPLVSKFRSSRGFKDTGTEIVGRQGVVIEPIEQGRYGQVKVGGDTWSASSDQYLGKDEVVRVVKRGTTIIEVERWGDMN
- a CDS encoding XTP/dITP diphosphatase; protein product: MKSDGGILIVATKNKGKVREFEHAFAPLGLTVKSMYDYPDLPDVVEDGATFAENAFKKSKAVGDALGIPVLADDSGLCVDALDGRPGVYSARYAGEDAGDEENNLKLLSELGKLKQGEDTGQPLLSTARFVCTLSLYDPSSGRELTSEGTVEGWITSEPAGGGGFGYDPLFYLAEYEKTMAELTMEEKQRISHRGTALRLLTEKLAAADDLNS
- a CDS encoding SPFH domain-containing protein — encoded protein: MEWAIISIILVVVVVFVALTVKIVPQQRVGVVERLGKFNRLLTPGLNILIPVIDQVRTYHDLRIQQANVPPQTVITKDNVQVQIDTIIFYQVVGPEEATYGISDYVYGVRNISTATMRQIIGKLELDETLSGREKISTDIRLALDEATEKWGVRIERVEVIDIKPPLDIQEAMDKQMKAERSKRAIVLEAEAAKQDMILRAEGDKQSKILKAEGDKEARIRQAEGSRQAQELEAHGEAKAIQAVAEAEKVRIELIRSAGLDEQVLAYRSFEALAEIAKGPANKVFLPTSAVETLGSLGAIAEVFKASKDSK
- a CDS encoding cupin domain-containing protein, which translates into the protein MTQKEISPLVELLGLQPHVEGGWYKRLWNSGFEIPQEVLGDSYSGSRQSASSIYFLLHEGEQSEWHTVLSDEIWFWHSGSPIVLSLGGSGDKPEDVKEVILGLDIAAGQQPQVVVPAGVWQAARPLGKEPVLVSCIVSPEFHFDDFKLIEK